The region CGGTTTCCTGGGAGCGGTCCACGGGCTTGTGCGGTCGCTGGGGCAGAAATCCGGCATGAGTCCGGGGCCGTCCCAGAGCCTGATCCAGCAGACTCAGCGCGGTTTTGCGGGCCTCCGGGGTATTGCCCTCGTCGCGCAGCAGGCGGTAGGCCTTGACCGTGTAGTAGACGTAATGCGGCCCCTTCTTGCGGCCCTCGATCTTCCAGGCCCGCACCCTGGGCACGTCCTGGAGCGGACGGGCCAGCACGTCCAGGGACAGGTCCAGGCAGGAGAAGAGCCGCTCCGGCTTGCCCTTGGGGCCTTGCCGATAGAGGCGGCGGCAGGGCTGTACACAGCGGCCGCGCAGACCGCTCTTGCCGCCCAGCCAACTGCTCCACCAGCAACGGCCGGAGACGCAGTAGCAGAGGGCGCCGTGGACGAAGACCTCCAGGTCCAGCCCGGCAGGGCAGGAGGAAGCCAACATCTTGATCTCGTCCAGGCTCAGTTCGCGGGGCAGGACCACGCGGCTGGCTCCCAGTTCCGCCGCAGCCCGCAGGGACGCGCCGTGGGTCAGGTTGGCCAGTGTGGAGAGGTGGATTTCGCCGGAAAAGCCGGTCTGTCGGGCCAGATTCACCAGCCCCAGATCCTGGACGATGATCGCGTCCGGCCGTACAAGGCGGTTCAGCCGGTCCAGCAGGCGGCCCGCGGCCTCGGGATCGCCGGGCTTGAGCAGGGTGTTCATGGCCACATAGACCCGGGCGTTCCGGTCGTGGGCCAGGTTTGCCAGCCGGGACAGTTGGCTGATAGAGAAGTTCTCGGCCTGCATGCGGGCCGAGAAATGCTTGAGGCCCAGGTAGATGGCGTCGGCTCCGGCCGCCAGGGCGGCCAGGAAGGCCGGAACGTCGCCGGCCGGAGCCATGATTTCGGGTGTCGTATTATTCATTCTTGCCGGAAGGGTTGTTCATGACGCGACGGACATGCCGCGAGTTGACGGTAGGGGAACTGACCCCGCTTGGTCAATCGGAAAGACCGGGGGAATTTTATCGGCTGCGCCTGCTCGGTCCAGGATTCGATGACTGGAAGCCCGGGCAGTTCGTCATGCTCCGGCCGTCGTGCTGGGACTTGGAGCTCTTGTGGGGGCGGCCGTTTTCCCTGGCCGGAGCGGACGAGGAGGGCATCTCCGTGTTTTTCCAAGTGGTGGGCCGGGGGACGAAGCGTCTGGCCGGTCTCGCCCCCGGCGACAGGGTCTCGGTCTGGGGTCCGTTGGGCAACGGCTTCGCCCTGGAGTCCGACACGCGCACCCTGCTGCTGGCAGGGGGAGTCGGGCTGGCCCCGTTCCTGGGCTACGCCGCCGCGCATCCAGCGCCCGGGAAACTGGAGTTGCTTTTCGCCCACCGGCTCCCCCTGAGCTGCTATCCCTATGCGGAAATGGCCGCGCGTCTACGCGTCGAGGCCATCCACGAGGCGACCCCGGCGGACCTGCCCCGGATCATCGCGGGGATCACGGAAAAAATCGCGGAATACGCCCCAGACGGATTGGTGCTGGCCTGCGGCCCCACGCCGTTCCTGCGCACCGTGCGCCAGGCCGCCTTGGATCACGGGGTTCGGGCCCAAGTGTCCCTGGAGAACCGCATGGCCTGCGGCGTGGGCGCCTGTCTGGGCTGTGTCTGCCGGGACGGCCTGGGGCATCATGTCCAGGTATGCACCCAGGGACCGGTGTTCTGGGCTGGCGACGTACAGCTCTAGGAGGCGCGGCATGGACCTGACGACGACCATAGCGGGTTTGCGGCTCAAGAATCCCGTGCTCACCGCCTCGGGCACCTTCGGCTTCGGCCTGGAATTCGAGGATTACGGCGACCTGCGCGAATTGGGCGGCATCGTGGTCAAGGGGCTCTCGCTCAAGCCCCGTGAAGGCAACCCCATGCCGAGGCTGGCCGAGACGCCGTGCGGCATGCTCAACGCCATCGGCATCCAGAATCCCGGCGTGGAATGCTTCCTCAAGGAGAAGCTGCCGCGCCTGCCTTGGCGCGAGACCGCGATCATCGCCAACCTCTATGCCTGCGGGGAGGAGGAGTTCGGCGAGCTGGCGGGAGTGCTTTCGGCCGAGGAAGGTGTGGCGGCCCTGGAGGTCAACGTCTCCTGCCCCAACGTCAAGGAGGGCGGCGCGGCCTTCGGCCAGGATCCGGTCCAGATCGGACGGGTGACGGAGTCGGTGAAGAGGCGGGCCGGAAGCAAGCCGGTCATCGTCAAACTCTCGCCGAACGTCACGGACATCACGGCCTGCGCCCGGGCCGCCGAATCGGCCGGGGCCGACGCCCTTTCGGCCGTGAACACGCTCCTGGGCATGGCCGTGGACGCCCGCACCCGCCGTCCACGCCTGGCCAACGTGGTGGGCGGCCTCTCGGGACCGGCCATCAAGCCAGTGGCCCTGCGCTGCGTGTTCCAATGCGTCCGGGCGGTCGGCATCCCGGTCATCGGCCTGGGCGGCATCGCCTCGGCCGATGACGCCTTGGAATTTCTGCTGGTGGGCGCGACGGCGATCCAGGTGGGCACGGCCAACTTCCTGCGCCCCGACTTCGCCTTCGGGCTGGCCCGAGAATTGCCGGAGGCATTGGCCTCGGCGGGCGCATCCAACCTTTCGGAATACCGAGGAGGGCTGATCCTGCCGGATTGAAATGCCCTTCGACCTCTTGCCAGGAAAACGGAATTGTATTAGGTAGACCTTCCTCTTGCGGAGAGGTGTCCGAGTTGGCTGAAGGAGCACGCCTGGAAAGTGTGTGTACCTTTACGGGTACCGGAGGTTCAAATCCTCTCCTCTCCGCCACATAGCTTTTCAGGGAAGCCGGACGGCGGGTGATTCGAGAACCCCGTCAGGTCCGAAAGGAAGCAGCGGTATCGCCTGATCCCGGGTGTCCGGCTTCCCTTGAATAAGGGCGCGTTGCACGACTCGCCCTTATTTTTTTTCTTTTCCTCTGCATCCCTTCCCACGTTGTCCACCGCCGCATGGCGGTGTTTCTTTTTTTAAACCCGTGCTTGACGCATGACATTTTTTTTGAAAATGTGTGCATTCATGTGTGATGAACTGTCCAATCGTATGTTCACGAGACATCAAGACGCGGAGGTGCACCTGTGAAACGAATTATCTCCACCCTCTCCGCGGCCGCGCTCCTGCTGGGCGTGGCCGCCACCGCCTGGGCCCACTTCGGCATGGTCATTCCGAACAAGCCCATGCTGGCCCAAGGCGACAAGGCCGTGGACCTGACCATCTCCTTCTCTCATCCCATGGAAATGGTGGGCATGGACATGGTCAAGCCCAAGAATTTCGCCGTGTACGTCGACGGCAAGCCGCAAGATCTGCTGGGTAGTCTGACCGAGACCAAGGTCATGGACCACAAGGCCTGGAAGGCCAGTTATGCGGTGAAGAAGCCCGGCGTGTACATTTTCGCGGTGGAGCCCCAGCCCTATCCCGAACCGGCCGAAGACAACTACATCATTCACTACACCAAGACCGTGGTGGCCGCCTTCGGCGACGAGGACGGCTGGGACGCCGATCTGGGCCTCAAGGCCGAGATCGTGCCGCTGTCCCGTCCCTTCGGCAATTACGCGGGCAACGTCTTCCAGGGCGTGGTCAAGTTCAAGGGCAAGCCCGTGCCCAACTGCGACGTGGAAGTGGAGATGTACAACAAGGACGGCAAGTACGAGGCCCCCACCGAGTACATGGTCACCCAGGTGGTCAAGACCGACCAGAACGGCGTGTTCACCTATGCCTGCCCCAAGGCGGGGTGGTGGGGTTTCGCCGCCCTGAACGCCGACGATGAGAAGATCAACGGCAAGGAAGTGGAAGTTGGCGCGGTTCTCTGGATATACATGCACGACTTCAAGACCAAGAAGTAACTGATCCGTTTTCGGATTGAATGCGAAAAAGCCGGGAACCCCCGGCTTTTTCTTTTTTTGTCAGGGATTCCAAAGTGTTCATTCTCCAGGCCGCCAAGCGACAGGAAGACGCTGTCTAATCTTCGGGCAAATGCCCACTTTTTCTTTACAAATCGTATCGGATCATATAGTTAGCCATGCAAGCGAATACTCGCACCTTGAGGGCCTGTCCCGAGTCCTCCCGCGGGATTTCGCTTTCCATAGTCATTTCGGCGGTCGCCGCCAGTTCGTGATGGATCGCTATGATTCAGGAATGCGCAGGCCCGAGGAGGGGGAAAGACGATGAGAATGTGGAGGGGGGGGCGGCCGTCCTGGCTGTTCATGTGCATGTTCGTTTGCATTTTGGCCGTGCCCGGGGTTGTCCGGGCCGCCGGTTTCGCCCTGTATGAATACAGCGCCAGGGGGAACGCCATGGGCGGTGCTTTGGCCGCCACCCAACGCCCCGACGCGTCGGCCATAGCCTTCAATCCTGCCACCCTGGCCCTGATGAGCAAGCCGCAGGCCGTGGCGGGCGTGACCTTCATCACGCCGTCGGCCACCGTCGTGCGGAACGGTGTGGACCAGAAGCTCAAGGATCAGACCTTCGCGGTCCCGCATGCGTATTACGTTCAACCCGTGAACGAGGACGTGGTTCTGGGCATAGGCGAATTCACCCGTTTCGGTCTGGGCACCAAATATCCCTACGACTGGGCGGGCGCGGCCAAAATGTACGACGTGCTCTTCGAATCCTATTCCGTGGCTCCCACCGTGGCTTTCCGTTGTTCGGACGCCTTGAGCATCGGCGTGGGACTGGAGGTCATGAAGGCCGGCGTGGACATCTGGCGGCACATCACGTTTGGCGGCAGTGACTTCGACATGCATCTGCAGTCCGAGGGCGTGGCCATCGGCGCCAACATTTCCGCTCTGTACAAGTTCAACGAGGAGTGGGCCGCGGGCCTTGTCATCCGAACGCCCATGGATCTCTATGGTTCAGGCTCGGTGAGCTACTCCGGCACCAGGGCGGCGCCGTTCAACGCCTATCAGGAAGGCGGCATGAGCATGACCACCACTCTGCCCGACAGCTACACCTTGGCCGTGAGTTGGACGCCCAACGAACGTTTCAGCGTGGAGGCCGGGGCCACCTTCACCCGCTGGGAGCAATACAACAATTTCAATTACGATTTCGACAACAATCCGCCCGCCGACACCACGGACTGGAAGTACTGGCGCAACGTTTGGCGTCTCAACGTGGGCCTGGAATACTGGGCCATGGATTGGCTGGCCCTGCGGGCCGGTTATGTCTGGGACCAGGAACCCATCCGCGACGGCCATGAGGACTACATGGTGACCGCCAACGACCGCCAGTTGGTCACCGGCGGTCTTGGCTTCAAGTGGGATGATCTGACCTTGGACCTCTCCTACCAGTTCCTCTGGGCCAGGGATCGCGACAACTTCGCGATTTCGGAGCCGTTCGCCACGCCCAATGTGAGCTTCAAGAACAACCGCACACACCTCATCGGCGCGACCGTCGGCTATACGTTCTAATCTAATCCACTGCCCAGGATCATGTGCGGGGGGACCGAATGGTCCCCCCGTTTTCTTTCCAGCGAACCCGTGCTAGCTCTCAAGCTTCGAACCGGATCGGCATGGAACCCCAGATGATCAGCGCCAGCACTCTCGGCTTCTCCTACGACGATACGCCCGCCCTGCACGACGTGAGCTTCGGCGTCGCGGCGGGAAATCTCGTGCTCCTGGCCGGGGCCAACGGCAGCGGCAAGTCCACGCTTTTAGCCGTTCTCGCCGGTCTGGCAAGCCCAGGCGCCGGTCTGCTGCGCGTGGCCGATCTTCGGCTTCCGGGCCAGGAGCGCGCGTTACGGCGCATCAGCCGTCTCGTAGTCCAGGATGCCGATCTCCAGATCCTTGGGGCCACGGTGGGTGAAGATCTCATGTTGGGGCGATCCGCCACGGATGAGGCCATGGTCCGCTCCATGGCCGGGCGTTTCGACCTGGCCGGGGCCTGGGATCAGCCCGCGCACACGTTGTCCTGGGGCATGCGGCGAAAGCTCTGTCTGGCGGCGGCCTTGCTTGACGATCCGCGCCTGTTGCTCCTGGACGAGCCTTTCGCCGGTCTGGACTATCACGGGACGCTGGAGATGCGGCGCATCCTTACCGAAAATCGCCGGAAAAGTCTGACCCAGGTGGTTGCGGTCCATGACCTGGACCCGGTGGCCGATCTGGCCGACCAGATGCTCGTGCTCGACCGGGGGCGGCTGGTCCTGTCCGGTCGGCCCGCCGCCGTCATGGATGGGGTGCGGACCCATGGCGTACGTCCGCCGTGCTCCTGGCTGGCGGGAAGAGGGCTTGTCCCCTGGGACGACGGGTATGGCTGAGGCCGCGCGGCGTTTGCACGGCCTGGACCCCCGGCTCAAGCTCGGCTGGGCGCTGGCCGCGGGCTGGTTCATCTGGCGTGGCGGCGCGTTCGGGCTGGCGGCCTGGATCGTGGCGCTGTCGATTCTGGCGGTGTTCTTGCGCCCGTTCTGGCGGGGCATGTCCGGCATCTGGCGGAGCGGGGTGCTTTTCGCGTTGTTCTGGGGGGCGCTCAAGGCCGGACTTTTGTGGCTGGACGACCTGCCGTTCCCTGATATTCTGGGACAGGCGTCCCTCCTGACCATGCGGCTCTTCGCCTTGGTGCTGTTGGGCCTGACCCTGGCCTTGTCCACCCCGCCGAGACAGTGCGGTCTGGCCCTGTCCTGGACCGGACGGCCTCTTCTTGGCCGCCGATCCTGGGAACCGGCCTTGGCCTTGACGCTCATGATTCATTTTCTGCCGCAATGTTGGCGCGTCATGAGCGCGGTACGCCGTAGCCTGGAGCAGCGTTGCCGCCGTGTGTCGTTCATGCGCCGCTGGACCTTGTTCGCCTCGGCCGTATTGCGGGCGTTGGGACGGCGGACCTGGGAACAGACTCTGGCAGTGGCCTCGCGGGGCTTGGACGAGCCTCAAGCCTGGGCGGCGGGATTCGACCCGCCGGACCGGAGCTGGTTGAAGGCGGCGATGTTGCTGGCGCTACTCGGCGCGTTGTCGTTTTTGTGAAAACGACAGCACGGCCAGGGAGAGGAGCAGCAGGCCGCTGTCGCGCAGCATGGCCAGGGAAAGGCTGCCCGAGGCCGAAGGGTCCGTGCTGAAACAGCCGCAGACGATGTCCAGGCCGCGCCAGAGGGCCGAAGCCTCGGCCGTGAGGAACGTGGCCATGAACAGCACGCAGAGCAGGGCCGCGCCACTGGAAAGCGCGCCGACGATCAGGGCCAGGCCGCAGAGCAGCTCCAGCCAAGGCAGGAGCACCGCCAACGGAGCCACCAACGCGCCGGGCAGGATGCGGTAGTTCAGGATGATCCGCCCGAAGGCCTCGGGATGGAGCAATTTGTCCCAACAAGCGGCCAGGAAGACCAGGCCGAGGGTCACCCGGAGCAGGAGCCTGATGTGTTTCATTCCGCGCGCTCCAGGGGCCCGCGGGTCATGATCCAGCCTTCGATGCCGTTGTCCAGCACGGCCACGTCCAGGCCGTGCCGAAGCAGTTCCTCGGCCACCGCGTGGCTCGCGCCGCAGGCCATGCCGTCGCAGTAGATCACGATGGTTTTGTCCCGGGGCAGATCCCGGCCTTCACCGGCCGCCGCCTGCGCCGGTGTCAAATTGACGGCCTTGGGTACATGGGCCATGGCGAACGCATCGGGTTGGCGCGCGTCAACGAAGACGGCCCGGCCTTGCTTCAGCAGTTCCGCCGCCTGGAGCGGTGAGAGGGTCTTGAAGCGGGCGCGTGCGGCGGCGGCTTCGCGCTCCGCGAAATTTTCCAACAGCGGCAGCCCATTGGGGCGGATGGCGTTGACTCCCGCCGCCAGAGGCAGAGCCAAGAGCACCAGCAGGAGCGCTTCCCTGAACGCGCGGCGTACGGACCAACTCATGTCGGGATTCATACTGAAACGCTGGGTTTCTTGCAATGCCGCCGTTGGCGGGGTATTTTGGCGAAGATGGAGGTTCCGCCATGTTGCAGATGACCGCTGAGGAGGCCCGACGTTTTTTGGAAAGCCGCGCGGCCGAGGAGCATGTCCTGGTGGATGTCCGGCAGCCCTTCGAATATCAGGAATTCCATCTGCCGGGAGCGCGTCTCATCCCCCTGGGGGAATTGCCGGAACGTGCGGGTGAACTCAAGCGGGACAAGCTGGTGCTGGTGTATTGCCGTTCAGGAAGCCGCAGCGTGGCCGCCGCCGGTCTGCTGGAGGGCCTGGGATTCTCCCGAGTGATCAACCTGCAGGGCGGTATCGCGGCTTGGCAGGGCGGCGTGGCCATCGGTCCTGGCCATCAGGGGCTGAATTTCTGCCTTGTTGCGGCGGACAAGGGAGATGTGCTCCTTCTGGCTTGCGGCATGGAGATGATCCTGCAGGAATTTTACGAAGATCTCATGGCTCGGGCCGAAAGCCAGGACGTTCGCCTGGCTTTTCGGCAATTGGCCGGTTTCGAGGTGCGGCACCGGGAGCGGCTCTACCGTCTTCATGTCAAGGAGGATGCCGGGGCTCAGGACAGGGCGTCCTTCGAGGATCAGGCTCGGAGCCGGATCAGAAACGCGCGTGGTGAGGAAATGGCCGAAGGCGGCGTGGAGCCCGGGCATTTCTTGGAAAACATGGGCCTGCGCGCGACCCAGGCTCGGGATGCACTGGAGCTGGCCATGCAGTTCGAAGCCCAGGCCCTGGACTTTTATCTTCGTTGTTCCGAGCAGGAGCCGGCCGACGCCGAAAAGGCCAAGATGCTTTTGCAGCTCGGGCAGGAGGAGCGAGCCCATCTGCGCATGCTCGGCGGGTTGCTGGAGCGTCGTGCCGAGCGAGGCTAGGCGGCTTTCGTCCCCGTGACCTTGCGGGCCGTGAGCATACGGGCGTTGGGCAGGACGATTCCAGCCACGATGAAAGCCACGCCGAAGAGTTGCAGGGCCACCACCTGCTCACCGAGGATCAGCCCGGCCGCAGCAAGGGTGGCCACGGGTTCGAAGGTGGAGAAGATGGAGGTCCAGGCGCTGCCGATCTTTTCGATGGCCAGATAGAGCAGGGAAATGGCCACGGCAGTGGGGATGATGCCCAGGCTCAGGCCGATGCCCAGGCGCTCGAAGGAGTTCAGCTGGAGGATAGTTCCCGGGCCGTTGATCACGGTGAAGGCCAGGGCCGCGAACAGGACCACGAAGAACGTGGCCTGGAGCGGCTCTTCGTTCTTCAGCAGGAGCTGTACCGCGATGAGATAGGCGGAGAACAGGATCATGGAGGCCAGGGCGTAGAACACACCTGCGCCCGAGAGTCCCTTGAGGAAAGCGTCGTAGAAGACCAGGGCGCATCCGAGCATGACCAGGGTGAGCGAGGCGACGACGCAGCGGTCGATGCGCAGGCGGAAGATGAGGGCCGAGAGCAGGGTCACGGCCACGGGATAGAAATAGAAGACCAGGGCCGTTGTGGAGGCCGGAATCCGCTCCAGAGCCATGAAGAAGAGCACGCTCTGGAAGACATAGAACACGCAACCCAGCAGCGCGGCCTTGGCCAGGAGGCGGGGGCTTGGCCGCAGGGCGGCGGGATTGCGGATGAGCAGGACCACGGCCAGGATGAGCGCGCCGAAGGCGAAGCGGTGCTGGAGCATGCCCCATGTATCCATGCCCGCCGCGAAGCCGAGCTTGGCCATGATGGCCATCAGGCCGTAGCAGATGGCCGAAATGACGGAATAGAGCATACCCCGGATCATGAGTCCTCCCGCAAAGGAGGGGAACCTACCCCCGAAGTGACTACCCGCCAAGCTTTTTGAGCAGGATCAAGTATTCCTGGTTGCCCTTCGGGCCGCGGATGTCCGCGGCGACCCGTCCGAGGCAGGTCAAGCCCAGCCTCTCGCAGAACCGGAGAACCGTCTCCACGGCCTCTTCCCGATCCGCCTCGTCGCGCACCACTCCCTTGTCCGTGCGGCCCGGCCCCAGCTCGAACTGGGGCTTGACGAGCACGGCGGCCAGTCCGCCGGGTTTGAGAAAACGCAAACAGCCTTCCAACACGCGGGTTACGGAAATGAAGGAGACGTCGGCCGTGATGCAGTCCACGAGTTCGGGAAGAAGGGCGTCCGGAGGCTCTTTGAGGTTGACCCGCTCCAGAACCACAACGCGCGGATCCTGGCGCAGCTTCCAGTGCAACTGGCCGTAGCCCACGTCCGCGGCGTAGACGCGGACCGCGCCGTGCTGGAGCAGGCAGTCGGTGAATCCGCCGGTGGAGGCTCCGGCGTCCAGACAAATCATGCCCGAGGGGTCGAAGCCCAATCGTTCGACGGCCGTGAGCAGCTTGAAACCGCCTCGGCTGACGAAGCGTTCCACACCCTCCACCAGCAGTTCGGCATCGGCCGGGAGCATCTGGCCGGGCTTGGCGATGGGCGTCTTCTGCCCGCGTTCGATGACGAAGGCCTGGCCCGCCATGACGAGGCGCTTGGCCTTTTCGCGACTTTCGGCCAGGCCCCGCAGCGCCAGGAGCTGGTCGGCCCGCTCCCGCGCGGCCATCAGCGTTTCGTCAGGCCCAGACGCCGGACTACGTTGACGGCGGCCTTGGCCGTATATTCCTCCGGGCTCAGGGAGGCCTTGTCCTCGGGCTGGAGGATCAATTCGGGGCGGTTGGCCAGGGTCGGATCGGGCGTGATTCCGAACTCCGCCGGGAAGGTGTTGTCGAAATACTGCTGCTGGAAGCCCACGAATTTCAGGTGATGGGCCGTGGCGTCCAGGATGCAGGACTCGTCGTCGGAGAGCAGGCCCAGCTCCTTGGCCCGGCGAGCGCCGGCCAGGCATTCGCCGCCCTGGGTGCAGGCGATGTGGCCGTGACGGTTGGCTAGGAGCATGCCCTCGATGATGGCCTGTTCCGTGACTTGGAGCACCTGGAAGGCATTCTCGCCGCCCAGGGTCTCGTAGCGCTCGGCGAAGTGTTTCACGCGCGGGAAGGAGACCGGGTTGCCGATCATGGCCGCCTGGGCCACGCTCGGGGTCACGGGCACGGGCGCGTAGCTCCGCTTGGCCGGGTCGTCCACGGCGTAGTAGCGGTAGACCGGGTCGGCGTGGTGGGATTGCACGCCGAAGATGCGCGGCAGGGTCTCGATGACGCCAAGGTCCAGGAGCTTGAGGAAACCGGCCATGACCGCGGTGATGTTGCCGGCGTTGCCGATGGGCACGAAGACGCACTTCCCGGCCATGTCCCAGCCGTACCATTGGGCCACCTCGAAGGCGTAGGACTCCTGGCCCAGGATGCGCCAGGCGTTCTTGGAGTTGAGCAAGGCCACTCGGTAGTTGTCGGCTAGGTATTCGACCACCTTCATGCAATCGTCGAAGACCCCGGGAACTTCCAGGACGATGGCCCCGCTGCCCAGGGGTTGGGCCAGCTGCTGCGGAGTGACCTTGCCGTGGGGCAGGAGGACCACGCTCTTGATCGGGCCGCCGACGTAGGCGGCGTAGAGGGCCGCCGAAGCCGAGGTGTCGCCCGTGGAGGCGCAGACCGTGAGCACCTGGTCCCAACCCTGACGGCGGATGCAGTTGCGCAGATAGCTGAAGGCGCAGGCCATGCCCCGGTCCTTGAAGGACGCGCTCGGATTCTGGCCGTCGTTCTTGTAGGCCGTGCGCAGACCCGTGATCTCCCGCAGGGCCGGGCTGGATTCCACGATGGGCGTGTTGCCCTCGCCCAGGCAGACGATGTCCTCGGGCTCCAGCACTGGGGCCATGAGTTCGTAGAAGCGGAAGATGCCGCGCAGGGCCGGGTTCTTGGATGCCGCGCGGGCGTCGAAGATCTCGCGCCATTCTCGGCCGGAGGTCTTCTTCAGACTGTCGAAGGTCGTGTCGCGCAGCAGGAAGACGCCGCCGCATTCTGGGCAGGTGTAGAGCAGTTCGTCGATGCCGTAGGTCTTGCCGCAGCCCAGGCAGTGGTATTCCATGACGCCGCGGTAGGAAGGAAAGTGCGGGTTCATCCGTCTTCTCCGAATTCAGTTACGGCCAGACGCGCGGCATGCTCAGGATGATCATGACCGCGCCCAGGCTCATTTTCAGGGTGGTGCCCAGGGCCTTGCCCCAGAACGCGCCCATGGCCGCGCGTCGAGCCTCGGGCAGGGCCTTGCCCTGGATGATCTCGATCAGCAGACAGCCGGTGAAGGCCCCGGCCAAGGAGCCGATGAGCGCTCCCAGGCCGAACAGGAATGGAGCTCCAAGGATCGCCCCGGCGATGGCCCCGATGATGCCGCCCAGGTTGCCCTTGGCGCTGGCCCCGTACTTGCGGGCTCCATGGGCCTGGGCCGCGAACTCGGCGGCCTCGCCCGCCAGGGCCAGGACGAGCAGCAGGCCCATGAACAGCCAGGTCATGCCCTCGGG is a window of Desulfovibrio aminophilus DSM 12254 DNA encoding:
- a CDS encoding OmpP1/FadL family transporter, whose amino-acid sequence is MRMWRGGRPSWLFMCMFVCILAVPGVVRAAGFALYEYSARGNAMGGALAATQRPDASAIAFNPATLALMSKPQAVAGVTFITPSATVVRNGVDQKLKDQTFAVPHAYYVQPVNEDVVLGIGEFTRFGLGTKYPYDWAGAAKMYDVLFESYSVAPTVAFRCSDALSIGVGLEVMKAGVDIWRHITFGGSDFDMHLQSEGVAIGANISALYKFNEEWAAGLVIRTPMDLYGSGSVSYSGTRAAPFNAYQEGGMSMTTTLPDSYTLAVSWTPNERFSVEAGATFTRWEQYNNFNYDFDNNPPADTTDWKYWRNVWRLNVGLEYWAMDWLALRAGYVWDQEPIRDGHEDYMVTANDRQLVTGGLGFKWDDLTLDLSYQFLWARDRDNFAISEPFATPNVSFKNNRTHLIGATVGYTF
- a CDS encoding energy-coupling factor ABC transporter ATP-binding protein encodes the protein MISASTLGFSYDDTPALHDVSFGVAAGNLVLLAGANGSGKSTLLAVLAGLASPGAGLLRVADLRLPGQERALRRISRLVVQDADLQILGATVGEDLMLGRSATDEAMVRSMAGRFDLAGAWDQPAHTLSWGMRRKLCLAAALLDDPRLLLLDEPFAGLDYHGTLEMRRILTENRRKSLTQVVAVHDLDPVADLADQMLVLDRGRLVLSGRPAAVMDGVRTHGVRPPCSWLAGRGLVPWDDGYG
- a CDS encoding DUF4198 domain-containing protein; protein product: MKRIISTLSAAALLLGVAATAWAHFGMVIPNKPMLAQGDKAVDLTISFSHPMEMVGMDMVKPKNFAVYVDGKPQDLLGSLTETKVMDHKAWKASYAVKKPGVYIFAVEPQPYPEPAEDNYIIHYTKTVVAAFGDEDGWDADLGLKAEIVPLSRPFGNYAGNVFQGVVKFKGKPVPNCDVEVEMYNKDGKYEAPTEYMVTQVVKTDQNGVFTYACPKAGWWGFAALNADDEKINGKEVEVGAVLWIYMHDFKTKK
- a CDS encoding TlyA family RNA methyltransferase; the encoded protein is MAARERADQLLALRGLAESREKAKRLVMAGQAFVIERGQKTPIAKPGQMLPADAELLVEGVERFVSRGGFKLLTAVERLGFDPSGMICLDAGASTGGFTDCLLQHGAVRVYAADVGYGQLHWKLRQDPRVVVLERVNLKEPPDALLPELVDCITADVSFISVTRVLEGCLRFLKPGGLAAVLVKPQFELGPGRTDKGVVRDEADREEAVETVLRFCERLGLTCLGRVAADIRGPKGNQEYLILLKKLGG
- a CDS encoding MauE/DoxX family redox-associated membrane protein produces the protein MKHIRLLLRVTLGLVFLAACWDKLLHPEAFGRIILNYRILPGALVAPLAVLLPWLELLCGLALIVGALSSGAALLCVLFMATFLTAEASALWRGLDIVCGCFSTDPSASGSLSLAMLRDSGLLLLSLAVLSFSQKRQRAE
- a CDS encoding rhodanese-like domain-containing protein — its product is MSWSVRRAFREALLLVLLALPLAAGVNAIRPNGLPLLENFAEREAAAARARFKTLSPLQAAELLKQGRAVFVDARQPDAFAMAHVPKAVNLTPAQAAAGEGRDLPRDKTIVIYCDGMACGASHAVAEELLRHGLDVAVLDNGIEGWIMTRGPLERAE
- a CDS encoding dihydroorotate dehydrogenase; this encodes MDLTTTIAGLRLKNPVLTASGTFGFGLEFEDYGDLRELGGIVVKGLSLKPREGNPMPRLAETPCGMLNAIGIQNPGVECFLKEKLPRLPWRETAIIANLYACGEEEFGELAGVLSAEEGVAALEVNVSCPNVKEGGAAFGQDPVQIGRVTESVKRRAGSKPVIVKLSPNVTDITACARAAESAGADALSAVNTLLGMAVDARTRRPRLANVVGGLSGPAIKPVALRCVFQCVRAVGIPVIGLGGIASADDALEFLLVGATAIQVGTANFLRPDFAFGLARELPEALASAGASNLSEYRGGLILPD
- a CDS encoding dihydroorotate dehydrogenase translates to MTRRTCRELTVGELTPLGQSERPGEFYRLRLLGPGFDDWKPGQFVMLRPSCWDLELLWGRPFSLAGADEEGISVFFQVVGRGTKRLAGLAPGDRVSVWGPLGNGFALESDTRTLLLAGGVGLAPFLGYAAAHPAPGKLELLFAHRLPLSCYPYAEMAARLRVEAIHEATPADLPRIIAGITEKIAEYAPDGLVLACGPTPFLRTVRQAALDHGVRAQVSLENRMACGVGACLGCVCRDGLGHHVQVCTQGPVFWAGDVQL
- a CDS encoding DMT family transporter gives rise to the protein MIRGMLYSVISAICYGLMAIMAKLGFAAGMDTWGMLQHRFAFGALILAVVLLIRNPAALRPSPRLLAKAALLGCVFYVFQSVLFFMALERIPASTTALVFYFYPVAVTLLSALIFRLRIDRCVVASLTLVMLGCALVFYDAFLKGLSGAGVFYALASMILFSAYLIAVQLLLKNEEPLQATFFVVLFAALAFTVINGPGTILQLNSFERLGIGLSLGIIPTAVAISLLYLAIEKIGSAWTSIFSTFEPVATLAAAGLILGEQVVALQLFGVAFIVAGIVLPNARMLTARKVTGTKAA
- a CDS encoding rhodanese-like domain-containing protein, whose product is MLQMTAEEARRFLESRAAEEHVLVDVRQPFEYQEFHLPGARLIPLGELPERAGELKRDKLVLVYCRSGSRSVAAAGLLEGLGFSRVINLQGGIAAWQGGVAIGPGHQGLNFCLVAADKGDVLLLACGMEMILQEFYEDLMARAESQDVRLAFRQLAGFEVRHRERLYRLHVKEDAGAQDRASFEDQARSRIRNARGEEMAEGGVEPGHFLENMGLRATQARDALELAMQFEAQALDFYLRCSEQEPADAEKAKMLLQLGQEERAHLRMLGGLLERRAERG